The Magnolia sinica isolate HGM2019 chromosome 9, MsV1, whole genome shotgun sequence genome contains a region encoding:
- the LOC131255250 gene encoding DNA polymerase delta catalytic subunit-like yields MVNGVIQDEDFILEPLEYEMDPMRDAATAPNVGDRVLYVIIKAAKGAKAYERSEDPIFVLENNIPIDSHYYLENQISKPLLRIFDPILKNAEKELLHGSHTRSVSISIPSNSGIMKFAKKQLCCIGCKALIR; encoded by the exons ATGGTGAATGGAGTAATCCAAGATGAAGATTTCATTTTAGAGCCACTTGAATATGAAATGGATCCTATG CGGGATGCTGCCACTGCTCCAAATGTTGGGGATCGTGTTCTGTATGTTATTATTAAAGCTGCAAAAGGTGCCAAG GCTTATGAAAGGTCGGAGGATCCTATCTTCGTGCTAGAGAATAACATTCCAATTGATTCCCATTACTATCTCGAAAATCAAATTAGCAAG CCGCTTTTGAGAATATTTGATCCCATTCTGAAGAATGCGGAAAAGGAACTTCTCCATGGCAGCCACACAAGATCAGTTTCCATTTCAATTCCTTCAAACAGCGGTATCATGAAATTTGCTAAGAAACAACTTTGTTGCATTGGCTGCAAAGCTCTAATCAGGTAA